In a genomic window of Muntiacus reevesi chromosome 1, mMunRee1.1, whole genome shotgun sequence:
- the CITED4 gene encoding cbp/p300-interacting transactivator 4 — protein MADHLMLAEGYSLVPRPPPAAPAHGPHALRTLQPYSSPGLDSGLRPRGAPLGPPPPPQGTVAYGAFGPSPTFQPFPAMPPPAAGNAHLQPVATLYPGRATMPPGAPGGPSGPQPAPGAPAPPLQPPAHALGGMDAELIDEEALTSLELELGLHRVRDLPELFLGQSEFDCFSDLGSAPPAGSVSC, from the coding sequence ATGGCTGACCACCTGATGCTCGCCGAGGGCTACAGCCTGGTGCCGAGGCCGCCGCCCGCCGCGCCCGCCCACGGCCCTCACGCGCTCCGGACGCTGCAGCCGTACTCGAGCCCAGGCCTGGACAGCGGGTTGCGGCCGCGGGGGGCTCCGCTGGGCCCGCCGCCGCCTCCACAGGGGACCGTGGCATACGGGGCCTTCGGGCCGTCGCCCACCTTCCAGCCCTTCCCGGCTATGCCACCGCCGGCGGCCGGCAACGCGCACCTGCAGCCCGTGGCGACGCTGTACCCAGGACGCGCCACCATGCCCCCCGGCGCCCCAGGAGGCCCCTCAGGCCCGCAGCCCGCACCCGGAGCCCCGGCCCCGCCACTGCAGCCGCCGGCGCACGCCCTGGGCGGCATGGACGCCGAACTCATCGACGAGGAGGCGCTGACGTCGCTGGAGCTGGAGCTCGGGCTGCACCGCGTGCGCGATCTGCCCGAGCTCTTCCTGGGCCAGAGCGAGTTCGACTGCTTCTCGGACTTGGGGTCGGCGCCGCCCGCCGGCTCGGTTAGCTGCTGA